One region of Mangifera indica cultivar Alphonso chromosome 3, CATAS_Mindica_2.1, whole genome shotgun sequence genomic DNA includes:
- the LOC123210592 gene encoding rab GTPase-activating protein 22-like isoform X1 has protein sequence MVFDILGVNKNRDLTVILLLMLILTAGNGGKWISFAEGSGAGTGGGGGGGGAFWYSAAPSSNVGIAIAVTAMAGLALAATILYSHRGTLKSPWSRRRRKHALLAKQWKSLFTPDGRLIEGGIKFLKKVRSGGVDPSIRAEVWPFLLGVYELSSSKEERGSLCTKNRKEYESLRKECHKIHLHSLKSSKLKENAGNNSDEGSGDFSQVLDSPGFEDVASSRRSVSSEGRSPAAEDLYAPLYDETPQSSGLLIEGEGDKSALTCEDASVGDTKSTDSDSSEETENVPLLSTEESGTNEVLNENVKENSKEIGSKSKSHTYEDFVTWQRIIQLDAVRANDEWIVCSPSQAAVSEIKAQRLAQAVGLKDYDHLEPFRIYHAARLVAILEAYALYDPEIGYCQGMSDLLSPIASILEEDHEAFWCFVGFMKKARHNFRLDEVGIRRQLSIVSKIIKSKDIHLYRHLEKLEAQDCFFVYRMVVVLFRRELTFEQTLCLWEVMWADQAAIRAGIAKSAWGSMRLRAPPTDDLLLYAIAACVLQRRKLIIEKYSSMDEIMRECNSMAGHLDVWKLLDDAHDLVVTLHDKIEETL, from the exons ATGGTGTTTGACATATTAGGCGTCAACAAGAATCGGGACTTAACCGTAATTTTACTGTTGATGCTTATTCTCACCGCCGGAAACGGTGGAAAATGGATCTCGTTCGCTGAAGGTAGCGGTGCCGGTACCGGAGGCGGTGGAGGCGGAGGCGGCGCTTTCTGGTATTCGGCTGCTCCTTCTTCCAATGTCGGAATAGCCATCGCCGTGACGGCCATGGCCGGTCTTGCCTTGGCCGCTACCATCTTGTACTCTCATAG GGGTACTCTTAAATCACCATGGTCCCGTAGGAGAAGAAAACATGCACTTCTTGCCAAACAATGGAAGAGCTTATTTACTCCAGACGGAAGACTTATTGAAGGTGGCATCAAGTTCTTGAAAAAAGTCCGTAGTGGG GGTGTTGATCCAAGTATAAGAGCAGAGGTTTGGCCATTCCTTCTTGGAGT aTATGAGTTAAGCAGTTCCAAGGAAGAAAGAGGTTCTCTTTGCACAAAGAACAG AAAAGAATATGAGAGCTTGCGGAAAGAGTGCCATAAAATACATCTGCACAGCTTGAAGAGCTCTAAGTTGAAGGAAAATGCTGGAAATAACAGTGATGAGGGCAGTGGCGATTTCAGTCAAGTTCTTGATTCTCCTGGCTTTGAAGACGTGGCAAGTTCCAGGAGGTCTGTTTCCTCCGAGGGAAGAAGTCCAGCAGCTGAGGATCTATATGCCCCTTTGTATGATGAGACCCCTCAGAGCTCTGGTTTATTAATTGAAGGAGAAGGTGATAAGAGTGCACTTACCTGTGAAGATGCATCTGTGGGTGATACCAAATCTACTGATTCTGACTCATCTGAAGAAACTGAAAATGTGCCTCTGCTTTCTACTGAAGAATCTGGAACAAATGAAGTTCTTAATGAGAATgtgaaagaaaattcaaaggaGATCGGCAGTAAGTCCAAATCCCACACATATGAAGATTTTGTCACGTGGCAGAGAATCATTCAACTCGATGCTGTGAGGGCAAATGATGAATGGATTGTTTGCTCACCATCTCAAGCAGCAGTGTCAGAAATTAAGGCACAACGTCTTGCCCAGGCTGTTGGCTTAAAGGATTATGATCATCTGGAACCATTCAGAATTTATCATGCTGCTCGCCTTGTTGCTATACTTGAGGCCTATGCACTATATGATCCTGAAATTGGTTATTGCCAAGGGATGAGTGATCTACTGTCACCAATTGCATCAATTTTGGAAGAGGACCATGAAGCTTTCTGGTGCTTTGTGGGTTTCATGAAAAAGGCCAGGCATAATTTCCGGCTTGATGAAGTTGGAATAAGAAGGCAATTGAGTATTGTTTCGAAGATAATCAAGAGCAAGGATATTCATCTCTACCGGCACTTGGAGAAGCTTGAAGCACAAGATTGCTTCTTTGTGTATAGAATGGTGGTGGTTCTTTTTAGAAGGGAGTTAACTTTTGAGCAGACACTTTGCCTGTGGGAAGTGATGTGGGCAGACCAGGCAGCCATTCGAGCCGGGATTGCAAAGTCAGCTTGGGGTAGCATGAGGCTAAGAGCCCCGCCTACTGATGATCTATTGCTTTACGCAATTGCAGCCTGTGTATTACAAAGGAGGAAGTTGATCATAGAGAAGTATAGCAGCATGGATGAGATCATGAGAGAATGCAATAGTATGGCTGGTCATCTGGATGTTTGGAAGCTTCTAGATGATGCTCATGATTTGGTGGTCACCTTACATGACAAGATTGAGGAAACCCTTTAA
- the LOC123210592 gene encoding rab GTPase-activating protein 22-like isoform X2, which produces MLTERKPLMRVLRRSHTSSSSSPSSSSNPSSSPSSSSWTHLRSVLLVVASSSSSSSSSSCSPVNTNRGTLKSPWSRRRRKHALLAKQWKSLFTPDGRLIEGGIKFLKKVRSGGVDPSIRAEVWPFLLGVYELSSSKEERGSLCTKNRKEYESLRKECHKIHLHSLKSSKLKENAGNNSDEGSGDFSQVLDSPGFEDVASSRRSVSSEGRSPAAEDLYAPLYDETPQSSGLLIEGEGDKSALTCEDASVGDTKSTDSDSSEETENVPLLSTEESGTNEVLNENVKENSKEIGSKSKSHTYEDFVTWQRIIQLDAVRANDEWIVCSPSQAAVSEIKAQRLAQAVGLKDYDHLEPFRIYHAARLVAILEAYALYDPEIGYCQGMSDLLSPIASILEEDHEAFWCFVGFMKKARHNFRLDEVGIRRQLSIVSKIIKSKDIHLYRHLEKLEAQDCFFVYRMVVVLFRRELTFEQTLCLWEVMWADQAAIRAGIAKSAWGSMRLRAPPTDDLLLYAIAACVLQRRKLIIEKYSSMDEIMRECNSMAGHLDVWKLLDDAHDLVVTLHDKIEETL; this is translated from the exons ATGTTAACGGAACGTAAACCGTTGATGAGAGTCCTACGGAGAAGTCACACGTCTTCTTCTTCGtcaccatcatcatcttcaaatCCCTCTTCATCACCGTCATCGTCTTCGTGGACTCATCTGCGATCGGTTCTGTTAGTAGTTGCTTCTTCGTCGTcgtcatcatcttcatcttcttgctCACCAGTTAACACTAATCG GGGTACTCTTAAATCACCATGGTCCCGTAGGAGAAGAAAACATGCACTTCTTGCCAAACAATGGAAGAGCTTATTTACTCCAGACGGAAGACTTATTGAAGGTGGCATCAAGTTCTTGAAAAAAGTCCGTAGTGGG GGTGTTGATCCAAGTATAAGAGCAGAGGTTTGGCCATTCCTTCTTGGAGT aTATGAGTTAAGCAGTTCCAAGGAAGAAAGAGGTTCTCTTTGCACAAAGAACAG AAAAGAATATGAGAGCTTGCGGAAAGAGTGCCATAAAATACATCTGCACAGCTTGAAGAGCTCTAAGTTGAAGGAAAATGCTGGAAATAACAGTGATGAGGGCAGTGGCGATTTCAGTCAAGTTCTTGATTCTCCTGGCTTTGAAGACGTGGCAAGTTCCAGGAGGTCTGTTTCCTCCGAGGGAAGAAGTCCAGCAGCTGAGGATCTATATGCCCCTTTGTATGATGAGACCCCTCAGAGCTCTGGTTTATTAATTGAAGGAGAAGGTGATAAGAGTGCACTTACCTGTGAAGATGCATCTGTGGGTGATACCAAATCTACTGATTCTGACTCATCTGAAGAAACTGAAAATGTGCCTCTGCTTTCTACTGAAGAATCTGGAACAAATGAAGTTCTTAATGAGAATgtgaaagaaaattcaaaggaGATCGGCAGTAAGTCCAAATCCCACACATATGAAGATTTTGTCACGTGGCAGAGAATCATTCAACTCGATGCTGTGAGGGCAAATGATGAATGGATTGTTTGCTCACCATCTCAAGCAGCAGTGTCAGAAATTAAGGCACAACGTCTTGCCCAGGCTGTTGGCTTAAAGGATTATGATCATCTGGAACCATTCAGAATTTATCATGCTGCTCGCCTTGTTGCTATACTTGAGGCCTATGCACTATATGATCCTGAAATTGGTTATTGCCAAGGGATGAGTGATCTACTGTCACCAATTGCATCAATTTTGGAAGAGGACCATGAAGCTTTCTGGTGCTTTGTGGGTTTCATGAAAAAGGCCAGGCATAATTTCCGGCTTGATGAAGTTGGAATAAGAAGGCAATTGAGTATTGTTTCGAAGATAATCAAGAGCAAGGATATTCATCTCTACCGGCACTTGGAGAAGCTTGAAGCACAAGATTGCTTCTTTGTGTATAGAATGGTGGTGGTTCTTTTTAGAAGGGAGTTAACTTTTGAGCAGACACTTTGCCTGTGGGAAGTGATGTGGGCAGACCAGGCAGCCATTCGAGCCGGGATTGCAAAGTCAGCTTGGGGTAGCATGAGGCTAAGAGCCCCGCCTACTGATGATCTATTGCTTTACGCAATTGCAGCCTGTGTATTACAAAGGAGGAAGTTGATCATAGAGAAGTATAGCAGCATGGATGAGATCATGAGAGAATGCAATAGTATGGCTGGTCATCTGGATGTTTGGAAGCTTCTAGATGATGCTCATGATTTGGTGGTCACCTTACATGACAAGATTGAGGAAACCCTTTAA
- the LOC123210593 gene encoding protein HLB1 isoform X1, translating to MSMNPDEPQLQNGAAPAPEPDADPKVEVTEETSTHPPSTEQTPQKEIQKNEGNRNFTMRELLTDLKSEDGENSINDASPSQGNTPHQFSEQNNAAMELISSVTGVDEEGRSRQRILTFAAKRYASAIERNPEDYDALYNWALVLQESADNVSPDSTSPSKDSLLEEACKKYDEATQLCPTLHDAFYNWAIAISDRAKMRGRTKEAEELWKQATKNYEKAVQLNWNSPQALNNWGLALQELSAIVPAREKQTIVRTAISKFRAAIKLQFDFHRAIYNLGTVLYGLAEDTLRAGGAANPKDVTPNELYSQSAIYIAAAHALKPSYLVYSSALRLVRSMLPLPYLKIGYLMAPPAGSVVAPHSDWKRSQFVLNQEGLQQVNKIEQKQVSRSLSGMSEDFSPDRRTIRIEVPDIVSVSACADLTLPPGAGLCIDTIHGPVFMVADSWESLDGWLDAIRLVYTIYARGKAAVLAGIMSS from the exons ATGTCTATGAATCCCGACGAACCTCAATTACAAAACGGCGCCGCACCGGCACCCGAGCCAGATGCAGATCCGAAGGTGGAGGTGACGGAAGAGACCTCGACCCACCCTCCGTCTACCGAACAAACGCCtcaaaaagaaatacaaaagaATGAAGGGAACCGAAATTTCACGATGAGAGAGTTGCTTACTGATTTGAAAAGCGAAGATGGTGAAAATAGCATCAACGACGCAAGCCCCAG TCAAGGGAATACACCACACCAATTCTCAGAGCAAAACAATGCTGCTATGGAGTTGATCAGTAGTGTCACAGGTGTTGATGAAGAGGGTCGATCTCGCCAGCGAATTCTTACATTTGCTGCTAAGAG GTATGCCAGTGCCATAGAGAGAAACCCAGAAGATTATGATGCGTTATACAATTGGGCATTGGTTCTTCAG GAAAGTGCTGATAACGTCAGTCCAGATTCTACTTCACCTTCTAAAGATTCTTTGCTTGAGGAAGCTTGTAAAAAGTATGATGAAGCTACACAGCTTTGCCCTACACTTCATGAT GCTTTCTACAACTGGGCCATAGCAATTTCTGACCGAGCAAAAATGCGAGGCCGTACTAAGGAGGCTGAAGAACTGTGGAAGCAG GCAACAAAAAACTATGAGAAAGCCGTCCAACTCAACTGGAACAGTCCCCAG GCTCTTAACAATTGGGGTCTTGCTTTACAG GAACTCAGTGCAATTGTTCCTGCACGAGAAAAGCAAACAATTGTGAGAACAGCAATTAGTAAG TTCCGGGCTGCCATAAAATTGCAGTTTGACTTCCATCGAGCTATATACAACCTTGGGACTGTCTTG TATGGATTAGCAGAGGACACATTAAGAGCTGGAGGCGCAGCAAATCCTAAAGATGTTACCCCTAATGAGTTGTATAGTCAATCAGCCATCTACATTGCTGCTGCCCATGCTTTAAAACCAAGTTACTTA GTTTACAGCAGTGCCTTGCGGCTTGTGCGTTCCATG CTGCCTTTACCTTACCTGAAAATTGGATATTTGATGGCACCACCTGCGGGTAGTGTAGTGGCACCTCATAGTGATTGGAAAAGATCGCAGTTTGTTTTGAATCAGGAAGGGCTTCAACAG GTTAACAAAATTGAACAGAAGCAAGTTTCCCGAAGCCTATCTGGCATGTCAGAAGATTTTAGTCCGGACAGAAGGACCATCAGAATCGAAGTTCCTGATATTGTTTCTGTATCAGCTTGTGCTGATCTGACTTTACCGCCAGGTGCAGGCCTCTGCATTGACACGATTCATGGACCAGTTTTCATG GTTGCTGACTCATGGGAATCCCTAGATGGATGGCTTGATGCGATCCGTCTAGTTTACACAATCTATGCTCGAGGAAAGGCTGCCGTTCTGGCAGGTATAATGTCTAGCTGA
- the LOC123210593 gene encoding protein HLB1 isoform X2, whose translation MELISSVTGVDEEGRSRQRILTFAAKRYASAIERNPEDYDALYNWALVLQESADNVSPDSTSPSKDSLLEEACKKYDEATQLCPTLHDAFYNWAIAISDRAKMRGRTKEAEELWKQATKNYEKAVQLNWNSPQALNNWGLALQELSAIVPAREKQTIVRTAISKFRAAIKLQFDFHRAIYNLGTVLYGLAEDTLRAGGAANPKDVTPNELYSQSAIYIAAAHALKPSYLVYSSALRLVRSMLPLPYLKIGYLMAPPAGSVVAPHSDWKRSQFVLNQEGLQQVNKIEQKQVSRSLSGMSEDFSPDRRTIRIEVPDIVSVSACADLTLPPGAGLCIDTIHGPVFMVADSWESLDGWLDAIRLVYTIYARGKAAVLAGIMSS comes from the exons ATGGAGTTGATCAGTAGTGTCACAGGTGTTGATGAAGAGGGTCGATCTCGCCAGCGAATTCTTACATTTGCTGCTAAGAG GTATGCCAGTGCCATAGAGAGAAACCCAGAAGATTATGATGCGTTATACAATTGGGCATTGGTTCTTCAG GAAAGTGCTGATAACGTCAGTCCAGATTCTACTTCACCTTCTAAAGATTCTTTGCTTGAGGAAGCTTGTAAAAAGTATGATGAAGCTACACAGCTTTGCCCTACACTTCATGAT GCTTTCTACAACTGGGCCATAGCAATTTCTGACCGAGCAAAAATGCGAGGCCGTACTAAGGAGGCTGAAGAACTGTGGAAGCAG GCAACAAAAAACTATGAGAAAGCCGTCCAACTCAACTGGAACAGTCCCCAG GCTCTTAACAATTGGGGTCTTGCTTTACAG GAACTCAGTGCAATTGTTCCTGCACGAGAAAAGCAAACAATTGTGAGAACAGCAATTAGTAAG TTCCGGGCTGCCATAAAATTGCAGTTTGACTTCCATCGAGCTATATACAACCTTGGGACTGTCTTG TATGGATTAGCAGAGGACACATTAAGAGCTGGAGGCGCAGCAAATCCTAAAGATGTTACCCCTAATGAGTTGTATAGTCAATCAGCCATCTACATTGCTGCTGCCCATGCTTTAAAACCAAGTTACTTA GTTTACAGCAGTGCCTTGCGGCTTGTGCGTTCCATG CTGCCTTTACCTTACCTGAAAATTGGATATTTGATGGCACCACCTGCGGGTAGTGTAGTGGCACCTCATAGTGATTGGAAAAGATCGCAGTTTGTTTTGAATCAGGAAGGGCTTCAACAG GTTAACAAAATTGAACAGAAGCAAGTTTCCCGAAGCCTATCTGGCATGTCAGAAGATTTTAGTCCGGACAGAAGGACCATCAGAATCGAAGTTCCTGATATTGTTTCTGTATCAGCTTGTGCTGATCTGACTTTACCGCCAGGTGCAGGCCTCTGCATTGACACGATTCATGGACCAGTTTTCATG GTTGCTGACTCATGGGAATCCCTAGATGGATGGCTTGATGCGATCCGTCTAGTTTACACAATCTATGCTCGAGGAAAGGCTGCCGTTCTGGCAGGTATAATGTCTAGCTGA
- the LOC123211871 gene encoding metal-nicotianamine transporter YSL1-like: MSVEQEEEKTEIEVEESGDTQQQESEGSKRLQPWTQQISIRGLIVSTLIGVMYSVIAMKLNLTTGLVPNLNVSAALLAFVFIRTWTKILHKAGYVSRPFTRQENTMIQTCAVACYSISVGGGFASYLLGLNKKTYELSGVNTPGNSPRAIKEPALGWMTGYLSVVCFVGLFVLIPLRKIMIVDLKLTYPSGLATAVLINGFHNQGDKIAKKQVSGFTKYFSMSFLWGFFQWFYSRYENCGFKQFPTFGLQAFKQTFYFDFSMTYVGAGMICSHLVNLSLLLGAVLSYGIMWPLINQHKGRWFSESLQESDMKSLYGYKVFLSVALILGDGLYNFLKILLVTIINIYGRLKKQRQLNAGNDDTKKSNEDVRLDELFLRETIPMWIGVAGYIIFSILSTIVIPIMFPQLKWYYAVTAYILAPSLSFCNAYGAGLTDINMAYNYGKVALFVLAALSGKEDGLVAGLVGCGLIKSVVSVACILMQDFKTAHYTLTSPRAMFLSQVIGTAIGCVTAPLSFFLFYKAFDVGNPNGEFKAPYALIYRNMAIIGVQGFSALPQHCLQICYGFFAFAVAVNVARDILPEKLGKWMPLPMVMAVPFLVGAYFAIDMCVGSLVVFVWHKMDTKRAEVMVPAVASGLICGEGLWTLPASILALAKINPPICMKFSGPNS, translated from the exons ATGAGTgtagaacaagaagaagaaaagacagAGATTGAAGTAGAGGAGTCTGGAGATACGCAGCAGCAGGAATCAGAAGGGTCAAAGAGACTTCAACCATGGACACAACAAATCTCAATACGGGGACTCATTGTGAGCACTTTGATTGGAGTCATGTACAGTGTGATAGCCATGAAATTGAATCTCACAACAGGTTTGGTTCCTAATCTGAACGTCTCTGCTGCGCTTCTTGCCTTTGTGTTTATCCGAACATGGACTAAAATTCTTCACAAGGCTGGCTATGTATCAAGACCCTTCACTCGCCAAGAGAATACTATGATACAAACCTGTGCAGTTGCATGTTACAGCATTTCTGTTGGAG GTGGGTTTGCTTCATATCTTTTGGGATTAAACAAGAAGACATATGAGTTATCAGGTGTGAACACTCCAGGGAACTCTCCAAGAGCTATCAAGGAACCTGCACTTGGTTGGATGACTGGCTATCTTTCTGTAGTTTGCTTTGTTGGCCTTTTTGTTTTAATCCCTCTCAGGAAG ATTATGATAGTGGACCTCAAGTTGACCTATCCAAGTGGCCTGGCAACTGCAGTTCTCATTAATGGGTTTCATAACCAGGGAGATAAAATCGCTAA GAAACAAGTGAGTGGATTCACGAAGTATTTCTCAATGAGCTTCTTGTGGGGATTTTTCCAGTGGTTTTACAGCCGTTATGAAAATTGTGGATTTAAACAATTCCCTACTTTTGGTTTGCAAGCCTTCAAGCAAAC ATTCTACTTCGATTTTAGTATGACTTATGTGGGAGCAGGGATGATTTGTTCCCATTTAGTGAACTTGTCTTTGCTTCTTGGAGCTGTTCTTTCTTATGGGATAATGTGGCCACTCATCAATCAGCATAAAGGGCGTTGGTTCTCCGAGAGTTTACAAGAAAGCGACATGAAGAGCTTGTATGGCTACAAAGTTTTTCTATCAGTTGCTCTCATTCTAGGAGACGGACTGTATAATTTCCTCAAGATACTGTTGGTCACAATCATCAACATTTATGGCAGATTAAAGAAGCAGCGGCAGCTCAATGCAGGCAACGATGACACGAAGAAGTCGAATGAAGATGTTAGACTGGATGAATTGTTTCTTAGAGAAACTATTCCAATGTGGATAGGAGTTGCTGGATACATAATCTTTTCCATCTTGTCCACAATTGTGATCCCAATCATGTTCCCTCAACTCAAGTGGTATTATGCTGTCACAGCCTACATTCTTGCTCCTTCTCTGTCGTTCTGTAATGCCTATGGCGCCGGTCTCACTGACATAAACATGGCGTATAATTATGGAAAGGTGGCACTATTTGTTCTTGCAGCATTGTCTGGAAAAGAGGATGGATTGGTGGCAGGGCTTGTTGGCTGTGGTCTCATTAAATCTGTGGTTTCAGTTGCTTGCATTCTTATGCAAGATTTTAAAACAGCTCATTACACTCTCACCTCACCGAGAGCAATGTTTCTGAGCCAAGTAATTGGCACAGCCATAGGGTGTGTGACGGCTCCTCTCAGTTTCTTTCTGTTCTACAAGGCATTTGATGTAGGAAATCCCAATGGAGAATTCAAAGCTCCTTACGCTTTGATATACAGAAACATGGCAATTATTGGCGTTCAAGGCTTCTCTGCACTGCCCCAACACTGCTTACAGATCTGTTATGGCTTCTTTGCTTTTGCGGTGGCTGTGAACGTGGCAAGAGATATTTTACCGGAAAAGCTTGGGAAATGGATGCCACTGCCGATGGTGATGGCAGTGCCGTTTCTGGTAGGTGCATACTTTGCAATTGACATGTGTGTTGGGAGTCTGGTTGTGTTTGTGTGGCATAAAATGGATACCAAGAGAGCAGAAGTAATGGTTCCAGCAGTTGCTTCAGGATTAATTTGTGGCGAAGGCCTCTGGACTCTTCCGGCCTCAATACTTGCTTTGGCCAAAATAAATCCTCCTATCTGCATGAAATTCTCGGGTCCCAATTCCTGA